Proteins encoded within one genomic window of Pigmentiphaga sp. H8:
- a CDS encoding enoyl-CoA hydratase/isomerase family protein codes for MEPAPGRIDASTEGGVLTLTLAHAGKLNALTAAMWRELAAAMRDAADRPGLRAVVIRGAGGHFAAGADIGEFPVERGGLAAVRHYHERIIAPALRAIDDCPWPTVALVQGACVGGGLEIACCCDLRIAGRSTRVGAPIARLGFPMAPAELAGLLAVAGRAVALELLLEGRILDAAEAHAKGLLTRVVEDVELEAELARTLSRLAAGAPLAATLNKHMVRRLQRPEPLAEAELAAFFSYSDTRDHREGVAAFLEGRTPVFGGDASPFPTEEDR; via the coding sequence ATGGAACCGGCGCCGGGCCGGATCGACGCGTCGACCGAGGGCGGCGTGCTGACGCTGACCCTGGCGCACGCGGGCAAGCTCAATGCGCTGACCGCCGCGATGTGGCGCGAGCTGGCCGCGGCGATGCGGGACGCGGCGGACCGGCCGGGCCTGCGCGCCGTCGTCATCCGGGGCGCCGGCGGCCATTTCGCGGCCGGCGCCGATATCGGCGAGTTTCCGGTGGAGCGGGGCGGCCTCGCGGCGGTGCGCCACTACCACGAGCGGATCATCGCCCCGGCGCTGCGCGCGATCGACGATTGCCCATGGCCCACGGTGGCGCTGGTGCAGGGCGCCTGCGTGGGCGGCGGGCTGGAGATCGCCTGCTGCTGCGATCTGCGCATCGCCGGCCGCAGCACCCGCGTGGGCGCGCCCATCGCGCGGCTGGGGTTTCCGATGGCGCCGGCCGAGCTTGCGGGCCTGCTGGCCGTGGCCGGCCGCGCGGTGGCGCTGGAACTGCTGCTGGAAGGCCGCATCCTGGACGCCGCCGAGGCCCATGCCAAGGGCCTCCTGACCCGCGTGGTCGAGGATGTCGAGCTCGAGGCCGAGCTTGCGCGCACCCTGTCCCGCCTTGCCGCCGGCGCGCCGCTGGCGGCTACCCTGAACAAGCACATGGTACGGCGGCTGCAGCGGCCCGAGCCGCTGGCCGAGGCCGAGCTGGCGGCATTCTTTTCCTACAGCGATACCCGCGATCATCGCGAAGGCGTGGCGGCGTTCCTCGAAGGGCGCACCCCCGTGTTCGGCGGCGACGCTTCACCTTTCCCGACCGAAGAAGATAGATGA
- a CDS encoding tripartite tricarboxylate transporter substrate binding protein, whose amino-acid sequence MKRSIALIACIVGAAAGGHAVGAEAWPSKAVTIIVPFPAGGGTDAFVRPLAQQLGAQLGHSVVVDNRGGAGGTVGAAIAARAQPDGYTFFVGGAHHAIAPSFYKGLTYDIEKDFVPVTLIAQPPQIIVAAPTEPFNDLKGLIDQARRQPGKLNFGSAGNGTSHHLAGELFKLQAGVDIAHVPYTGAGPMLLALMGSQVDLAFDGLGSSAQHIRAGKIKPLAVAAPKRSSAFPDVPTAAEAGLPGYEVSTWYAMWAPKGTPQPIVERMYAEVQKALGTPEIKKVWLSNGSEMPRYTSAEFGKYLHEEVQRWAKVSKDAGIKAD is encoded by the coding sequence ATGAAACGCAGCATTGCCTTGATCGCCTGCATCGTGGGCGCGGCCGCGGGTGGCCATGCGGTGGGAGCGGAGGCCTGGCCGTCCAAGGCCGTCACCATCATCGTGCCGTTCCCGGCCGGGGGCGGCACCGACGCCTTCGTCCGGCCGCTGGCGCAGCAGCTGGGTGCCCAACTGGGGCACAGCGTGGTGGTGGACAACCGTGGGGGCGCGGGCGGCACCGTGGGGGCGGCCATCGCGGCGCGCGCCCAGCCGGACGGCTACACGTTCTTCGTGGGCGGGGCGCACCACGCCATCGCGCCGTCGTTCTACAAGGGCCTGACCTACGACATCGAGAAGGATTTCGTCCCCGTCACGCTGATCGCGCAGCCGCCGCAGATCATCGTCGCGGCGCCCACCGAACCCTTCAACGACCTGAAGGGCTTGATCGACCAGGCTCGCCGCCAGCCGGGCAAGCTCAACTTCGGCTCGGCGGGCAACGGCACTTCCCACCACCTGGCCGGGGAACTGTTCAAGCTCCAGGCCGGCGTGGACATCGCGCACGTTCCGTACACCGGCGCCGGCCCCATGCTGCTCGCGTTGATGGGTAGCCAGGTGGACCTGGCTTTCGACGGGCTGGGGTCGTCGGCCCAGCACATCCGCGCCGGCAAGATCAAACCCCTGGCCGTGGCGGCGCCGAAGCGTTCGTCCGCCTTCCCCGACGTGCCCACCGCGGCCGAGGCCGGCCTGCCGGGCTATGAGGTCTCGACCTGGTATGCGATGTGGGCCCCCAAGGGCACGCCGCAGCCCATCGTCGAGCGCATGTACGCCGAGGTTCAGAAGGCGCTGGGCACGCCCGAGATCAAGAAGGTGTGGTTGAGCAACGGCTCCGAGATGCCGCGCTACACCAGCGCCGAGTTCGGCAAGTATCTGCACGAGGAAGTGCAGCGCTGGGCCAAGGTCTCCAAGGACGCGGGCATCAAGGCCGATTGA
- a CDS encoding malonyl-CoA decarboxylase domain-containing protein has product MLNSERQDAADARPAAPAPDPQPTQSLLARWSKWLGGRPQGAAEPGREAVALSTREANRQRAMLLPCFQARLTDVAANRAALTWQEAYRAADAQRRGAMLELLAEVGASSAGPSETGGKETPSDLSRALSHARVRFFKRLNALPDGLPFLLELRTDMLAWRAKIPALQGLDGDLEGLLSNWFDVGLLEMRRITWDSPASLLEKLIIYEAVHEIASWTDLRNRLDSDRRCYAFFHPRMPNEPLIFVEVAFCADMAGNVQSLLDEGAPMENLDKARWAIFYSISNTQQGLRGVSFGNFLLKRVIEELNGELPKIKRFATLSPIPGFCDWVRKRGAEDLAAIVRKEKAGLEAATGPQVLAAIQQAVDDEAAPPAVQAVAMRLAARYLVERKGSLPLDSVARFHLGNGARIERLNWKADTSRKGRAQSCGMMVNYVYELDALDDNLARLGEGKPETSRGVARLL; this is encoded by the coding sequence ATGTTGAACAGCGAACGTCAAGATGCCGCCGATGCGCGGCCCGCCGCGCCGGCCCCCGATCCGCAGCCGACCCAGTCGCTGCTGGCCCGCTGGAGCAAATGGCTGGGAGGGCGGCCCCAGGGGGCCGCCGAGCCCGGCCGCGAGGCCGTTGCCTTGTCCACGCGCGAGGCCAACCGCCAGCGCGCCATGCTGCTGCCGTGTTTCCAGGCGCGCCTGACCGACGTCGCGGCCAATCGCGCCGCGTTGACCTGGCAGGAGGCCTATCGTGCCGCCGACGCCCAGCGCCGCGGCGCCATGCTGGAACTCCTGGCCGAAGTGGGTGCCTCGTCGGCGGGGCCGTCCGAGACCGGCGGCAAGGAGACGCCTTCCGATCTGTCGCGCGCGCTCTCGCATGCCCGGGTCCGTTTCTTCAAGCGCTTGAACGCGTTGCCGGACGGCCTGCCTTTCCTGCTGGAACTGCGCACCGACATGCTGGCCTGGCGCGCGAAGATCCCCGCCCTGCAAGGGCTGGACGGCGACCTGGAGGGCTTGCTGTCGAACTGGTTCGACGTGGGCCTGCTGGAGATGCGGCGCATCACCTGGGACTCGCCCGCCTCGCTGCTCGAGAAGCTCATCATCTACGAGGCGGTGCACGAGATCGCCTCGTGGACCGATCTGCGCAACCGCCTGGATTCCGACCGCCGCTGCTACGCGTTCTTCCACCCGCGCATGCCGAACGAGCCGCTGATCTTCGTCGAGGTCGCGTTCTGTGCCGACATGGCCGGCAACGTGCAGAGCCTGCTGGACGAGGGCGCGCCCATGGAGAACCTGGACAAGGCGCGCTGGGCCATTTTCTATTCGATCTCCAACACCCAGCAGGGCTTGCGCGGCGTCAGCTTCGGCAACTTCCTGCTCAAGCGCGTGATCGAGGAACTGAACGGCGAACTGCCCAAGATCAAGCGTTTCGCCACGCTCTCGCCCATACCGGGCTTTTGCGACTGGGTCAGGAAACGCGGCGCCGAGGACCTTGCCGCCATCGTTCGCAAGGAAAAGGCCGGCCTGGAGGCGGCCACCGGCCCGCAGGTGCTGGCCGCCATTCAGCAGGCGGTGGACGACGAGGCCGCGCCGCCGGCCGTGCAGGCCGTGGCCATGCGGCTGGCGGCCCGCTACCTGGTGGAGCGCAAGGGATCGCTGCCGCTCGATTCGGTGGCGCGGTTCCACCTGGGCAACGGCGCCCGCATCGAACGGCTGAACTGGAAGGCGGACACGTCGCGCAAGGGCCGGGCCCAGTCGTGCGGCATGATGGTCAACTACGTGTACGAGCTGGATGCGCTCGACGACAACCTGGCGCGGCTGGGCGAGGGGAAGCCCGAGACGAGCAGGGGAGTGGCCCGGCTGCTCTGA
- a CDS encoding GntR family transcriptional regulator, whose protein sequence is MSSRPPSSGNEKKRSETLRETIEELIAVGELSPGDPLDETVLANRFGVSRTPIREALIQLASAGLVEMRPRKGALVAQIGPQRLIEMFDVMGEIEAMCARLAARRMTADDHRRLLEAHRACQASRNAGDANAYYYLNEVFHRTIYGLGCNGFLNEEAIKLHRRLGPYRRLQLRVRDRIATSYDEHEGIVEALLAGDAGLAAERARDHVVVQGQRFADLMASLSRQSA, encoded by the coding sequence ATGTCATCCCGCCCCCCATCCTCCGGCAACGAGAAAAAGCGCTCCGAGACGCTGCGCGAAACCATCGAAGAGCTGATCGCCGTCGGCGAACTGTCGCCGGGGGATCCGCTGGACGAGACCGTGCTGGCCAATCGTTTCGGCGTGTCGCGCACGCCCATACGCGAGGCCCTGATCCAGCTGGCTTCGGCCGGACTGGTGGAGATGCGGCCCAGGAAGGGCGCGCTGGTGGCGCAGATCGGCCCCCAGCGCCTGATCGAGATGTTCGACGTGATGGGCGAAATCGAGGCCATGTGCGCGCGGCTGGCCGCGCGGCGCATGACGGCCGACGACCATCGCCGCCTGCTCGAGGCCCATCGCGCCTGCCAGGCTTCGCGCAACGCGGGCGACGCCAACGCCTATTACTACCTGAACGAAGTTTTCCATCGCACCATCTACGGCCTGGGCTGCAACGGGTTCCTGAACGAGGAAGCCATCAAGCTGCATCGCCGGCTGGGCCCGTATCGCCGCCTGCAATTGCGCGTGCGCGATCGCATCGCCACGTCCTACGACGAGCACGAGGGCATCGTCGAGGCCTTGCTGGCCGGCGATGCCGGCCTGGCCGCCGAGCGCGCGCGCGACCATGTCGTGGTGCAGGGACAGCGTTTCGCCGACCTGATGGCCTCGCTGTCCAGGCAATCGGCTTGA
- a CDS encoding iron ABC transporter permease, with protein MRANTLLVGAAVSALGILVAMPLGFVLLQAVFPELAQGSLARPLAHLAGVLADPKLVELTINTLKLGACVVLAAAAIGIPLGTLRGLFDLPGAKLWDVLMLVPFMIPPYISALGWIMLLQPRGYLQQLLGIHAGPALFSFGGVVFVMTLNVVPVVYFAVSRTMAASGSRLALVGRVCGGGAWRCFWRITLPLALPGIAASLLLVFAMAIEEYGTPAALAANAGFFVLVTGIERRFSEWPIDLPGASVLSLILVALAMLAFVWQRRMLTGKGYETTTGKPARGETLPLGAWRWPAAALFAAIVAVATFAPLFAIAATAFSRTLSGGLAIGNLSLTHFQAIAAGGSEASGALATSLMLGAGAAIVTGLTGVLVAYCVVKTRTRGRAVLDALAVLPNTMPGVVVGVGLILAWNQAFWPATPYNTWGILLLAYCCLLLPYPVRYAHAALMQIGDNLEAAARVHGAGTVTALARILLPLLAPSLVAAMLLVFAVASRELVASLLLAPTGVQTVSLFIWRQFEQGSVGQGMAMSLVTVALTTTVMLLATLWLERRQARGV; from the coding sequence ATGCGCGCGAACACGTTGTTGGTGGGGGCCGCGGTGTCCGCCTTGGGTATCCTGGTGGCCATGCCGCTGGGATTCGTCCTGCTGCAGGCCGTTTTCCCCGAGCTTGCCCAGGGCTCGCTGGCGCGGCCGCTGGCCCACCTGGCGGGGGTCCTGGCCGATCCCAAGCTGGTCGAACTGACGATCAATACGCTGAAGCTGGGCGCCTGCGTGGTGCTGGCCGCCGCGGCCATCGGCATCCCGCTGGGAACGCTGCGCGGCCTGTTCGATCTGCCCGGCGCCAAGCTCTGGGACGTGCTGATGCTGGTGCCCTTCATGATCCCGCCCTATATCAGCGCGTTGGGATGGATCATGCTGCTGCAGCCGCGCGGATACCTGCAGCAGCTGCTGGGCATCCATGCCGGGCCGGCGCTGTTCTCGTTCGGCGGCGTGGTGTTCGTGATGACGCTGAACGTGGTGCCGGTGGTCTATTTCGCCGTCTCCCGCACCATGGCGGCGTCGGGCTCCCGCTTGGCGCTGGTGGGGCGGGTATGCGGCGGGGGCGCCTGGCGCTGCTTCTGGCGCATCACGCTGCCGCTGGCCCTGCCGGGCATCGCCGCGAGCCTGCTGCTGGTGTTCGCGATGGCGATCGAGGAGTACGGCACGCCGGCCGCACTGGCGGCCAACGCCGGCTTCTTCGTGCTGGTGACGGGCATCGAGCGGCGCTTCTCCGAGTGGCCGATCGACCTGCCCGGCGCCTCGGTGCTGTCGCTGATCCTGGTCGCGCTGGCCATGCTGGCCTTCGTCTGGCAGCGGCGCATGCTGACGGGCAAGGGCTACGAGACCACCACGGGCAAGCCCGCGCGGGGCGAGACCCTGCCGCTGGGCGCCTGGCGCTGGCCCGCCGCCGCGCTGTTCGCCGCGATCGTGGCGGTGGCCACGTTCGCGCCGCTGTTCGCCATCGCCGCGACGGCATTCAGCCGCACGCTGTCGGGCGGCCTGGCCATCGGCAACCTGTCGCTGACGCATTTCCAGGCCATCGCCGCCGGCGGCAGCGAAGCCTCGGGCGCGCTGGCCACGAGCCTGATGCTGGGTGCCGGCGCGGCCATCGTGACCGGGCTGACCGGCGTGCTGGTGGCCTATTGCGTGGTCAAGACCCGCACGCGCGGCCGGGCGGTGCTCGATGCCCTGGCCGTGCTGCCCAACACCATGCCCGGCGTGGTGGTCGGCGTGGGCCTGATACTGGCGTGGAATCAGGCCTTCTGGCCGGCCACGCCCTACAACACCTGGGGCATTCTGCTGCTGGCCTATTGCTGCCTGCTGCTGCCGTACCCGGTGCGCTATGCCCACGCCGCGCTGATGCAGATCGGCGACAACCTGGAGGCCGCCGCCCGGGTGCATGGCGCCGGCACGGTCACGGCGCTGGCGCGCATCCTGCTGCCGCTGCTGGCGCCCAGCCTGGTCGCCGCCATGCTGCTGGTGTTCGCGGTGGCCTCGCGCGAGCTGGTGGCTTCGCTGCTGCTCGCGCCCACGGGCGTGCAGACGGTATCGCTGTTCATCTGGCGCCAGTTCGAACAGGGCTCGGTGGGCCAGGGCATGGCGATGAGCCTGGTCACCGTGGCCTTGACCACGACGGTGATGCTGCTGGCCACCCTGTGGCTGGAGCGGCGGCAGGCGCGCGGTGTGTAA